The following nucleotide sequence is from Myxococcus stipitatus.
CCTGGTTGCGGCTCTCCGCGGACAGCTGGTTGAAGGCCTCCGCCAGCTGCGCCGCCTCGAAGCCGGTGTACGTCTCCTCGCCCTTGCCGGACAGCTTGCCGTCCCCGTCCAGCGCGAGCGTCAGCTTCACCTTCTTGCCCACCGCGTCCTTGAGGGCCGGCGTCTTCACCTTCTCCAGCGGGCGTCCGGGCTCCGGCAGCAGGTACGCGTCGCGCTCGCCCATGGCGTACTCCGGCAGCTCGCCGAAGGGGCCGTAGCGCACGGACGAGTCCAGCCAGAGGGGCTCGGCGCCCGGCAGCTCCACGCGCAGCGCCGCGTAAGGCAGCAGGCTGTCGTAGGGGAACAGGTAGTCGTTCGGGTCCACGTTGAAGGTGCGCACCGCGGCCACGCGCGCGCGGATGCCCAGCGCCTCCAGCCCCGCCTTCATCACCGACAGCCGGCTGCCCCGGTCCTGCGCCACGGTGGACGCCGCGGACTGGCCCAGGCCGTTGTCCCGCCCGGAGAAGCGCTGCATCACCGCCGCGTGCAGGGCCTTCACCGCCTCCAGGCCCTGCTTGCCCTCGGCCGCCTTGCGCGCGAAGTCCTCCACCTCCGCGGTGCGCATCCACCGGTCCTGGAAGGCGTCGCCGTACACGCGCACCAGCGAGTCGTTGCCGGTGGCGCCCGCGCCCACCATGACGAACGGCAGGTACTCGTTGCCGGAGGGCGGCGCGTCCGGCTCCGGGATGAACGGCGGCACGCGGTGCGCCTCGTAGTGGAAGACCTCCTCGTCGCCCACCACCGTGGGCGCGGGCGCCTTCATCCCGTGCGCGTCCACCTTCATGCCCGTGCCCTTGGGCGCCACCACGGTGTACGTGGTCCACGCGTTGGGCTGGTTGGCGATGCGGAAGTAGAAGGCGGACGCGGTGAAGCCCGGCTGCGCGGGGCCGCGCGGGCTCTCCGCCAGCAGGTACTCCACCTCGACGGAGTCACCCACCTGCACGCCGGGCAGGCTCACCGTGTCCTTGCCCTCGATGTTCTCCGGCTCCAGCACGCGCCCGTCCGCTTTGATTGTGCGCAGCGCCAGCACCTGGGCGCCGCGCGGCACGTTCACCTCCGCGATCTCCTGCACGCCGGACTGCTCCAGCGCCTTCTGGATGGTGTGGATGCGGTTGACGACGCTGCCGTCCGGGTAGACGCGCACCGCGGCCGCGTCCAGCACGAACACCGCCGCGCCCCCGGTGACGGGGTCCGCCTCGTACGCGCGCAGCGCCTCGCGCCCGTCGATGGCGTGCTCCTGGAGCAGCTCCTTGCCCGTCTTCGCCCGCTCCACCGCGCGGCGCAGCGACAGGTCCTCTCCCTCCAGCGCCAGCGCCTTCTCGCGCAGCGCGAGCGCATCCGAGGGGGCGCCCGCGTACTCACGCACGTCCGCCATGCGCTTGAGCAGCTCCGTGTTGCGCGGCCACGTCGCCGCCAGCCCGCGCAGCACCGCCATCGCCTCGTCGTGCTTGCGCTGGCCGACGTAGATGTTCGCCAGGGACACGCCCGCGCTCACGCTGGTGGGGTCCCGGGTCAACAGGTCCGCGTACTGCTTCGCCGCTGTCTCCAGGTCTCCGCGCGTGCGCGCGTGCTCGGCCAGCCGCACCTGGAAGCCGGGGCAGTCGCGCTGCGTCTCCACCAGCGCGTCCGCGCGCTCCACCGCGTCGCGCCGCCGCGCCAGGTTGTACTGGAGCCCCAGCGCCTCGCACAGCCGGGGCTGCGACTGGAGCGCCTGGACGAGCGACTCCTCCGCCAGCGAGTCCACGTCCAGCGCCAGCGCCGCGCGCGCGCGCAGCAGGTACAGCGGGGAGCCCGCCGGCGGGGACACCTCGCCGGCCGTCTTCAGCGTCTCCAGCGCGGACGCCGGCTGCCCGTCGTCCATGAAGAGGTCCGCGCGCTGCAACAGCGCCGCCACGTTCCCCGGGTCCTTGGTCAGCACCGCCTCCAGGTCCCGCGTGGCCCGGCCGCGCGCCACCTTGGAGGGCACCGTCCGGTCCGCCGCGGCGACCTCCGCGCGCAGCGACAAGAGCGCCGGCGACGTGGCCTCCACGCCCGCCAGCAGCTGCCGCGCGCCGTCCGGGTCCCTCGACAGGCCGTCGCGCGCCGCGAGCACCGTGGACAACAGCTCGCCCGCCTCGCCCGCCAGCGCGTCCTTCAGGCTCTGGGCCGTGGGGTACACGCCGGCGGCGTCGGCGGTGGACAGGGGCGTGGCGCCCCAGGCGGCGGGGGCCGCGCCGGTGGCCGGGGTGAAGCGCGCGCCGGAGGGCTTTCCGTCCGCGCGCATCAGGGAGAAGGTGAACACGCCGGAGGTGGGGCCCTTGAGCTGGCGGACGAGGAAGCGGTGCTTGCCCGCGCCCAGCTTCACCGCGCGCGCCGCGACGGTGCTGGTGGCGCGGCTCCACGCGGCGCGCTCGAGCAGGGGCGCGCCGTCCAGCACCACCTGGTGCGAGGACGCGCTCACCGCGCGCGCCACGTACGTGCCCGGCTCCGTCACCTCCGCGTCGAAGGCCATGAGGTACAGGTCGCCCTCGCCCGGCTCGCCCGACAGGTCCAGCCGCCCGTCCGGCGCGCGCAGGGTGCGCACCGCCGCCGGCCCGAAGGCCCCGGAGAAGGGGCCCGCGAGCGAGCCGTCCTTCTGCGCCGGCGTGGCCTCGTCCCAGGCGAGCACGTGGAAGGCGGACAGGGGACCCACGAGGGAGACCTCGGACACGCCGCCCAGCTCGCGCAGGGCCGCGTCGCGCGCCTGCGTGTCCGCGCGCGCCAGGGCCACCGACAGCCGCGCGCCGCGCAGCAGGTAGGCCGTCTCGCCCGCGGCGCCCGCGGCCAGCCCCGCCCGCGCGGCCTCCAGGATGGCGTCGTCCTGCGGCGGCGCCGAACCCGTGGACTCCAGCGCGTAGCGCGCGGCGATGACGGCCAGCGGATGCGTGGGCGAGCGGCGCACCAGCTCCAGCGCGGCCGTCAGCGCCTGGTCCGGACGGCCCCCGCGCCGCGCCAGCAGGTGCTGTCCCATGAGGCCGTACGGCTCACCCGCGTCCGCGGCGATGGCGGCGTCGAAGCGCTGCCGCGCCTCGGTGACGTCGCCCGTCATCAGGTAGGCGTGGAAGCCGGCGAGCGCGAGCGCGCGCGCGTCGTGCGAGCCGTTGCGCACCTTCTCCACCGCGGACTCCAGCGCGCGGGGCGCGACGACGGTGGACGTGGAGTGGGAGCAGCCCGAGAGGCCGGCGACGAGGGTGAGCGCGGTCAGGCCGCGGCGGAAGGTGCGCATAGGAGTGCCGAGGGATAATGCAATCCACCGTCCCAGGCCATATTCCCCTGCGCGGATGTGTCCGGGGCGGGCGCGCCCGGCCGCCTAGCGACGCTTGCCGTTCTTGGGGGCGGGCTTGGGCGGCGCCTTCTTGGGGGGCGGCGGCGGCGCCTTCTTGGGGGGCGTCACCGCCTTGACGGGCACCGCGGCGGCCACCTTGGGCGGCGCCGGCGTGGCCGCCACCGGCGGCAGGGGCGCCGTCGTGCCCCCCGGCGGGGACTGCTTCAGGGTGTAGACGATGTGGCTGACGGTGCACACCGCCCCGATGCAGCCCAACGCGGGCGCGGGGGCGTCGCCGAACTGCTCCACCCAGCCGGTGCCCAGCGCCAGCGGCTCGAAGATGGCGCGCCGGTCCTTGCCCGTGCCCATGAAGGCCTCCAGCCGGCCCTCGGCATCCACCGCCAGCTCCAGCGCCAGCGGCTCCTGCCGCTTGGGGGCCTCCGTGCCCAGCATGGCGCCCCGCCGCTCGCCCAGCGCCCACTCCAGGCGCAGCGGCTGCCCCTGGCCGGTGTGCACCAGCGCCACGTAGCGGCCCTGGCTGCCCAACAGCAGCATGGACACCATGGGCTCGGGGGCGGGCTGGAACAGGCTGAACATGTCGCGCAGCCGGCGCTCCCAGCTCTGGGGCGGCGGCTCCGCCAGCACCTGGCTGGTGAAGGCGAGGATGTCGCCGTCGCGGCGGGTGACGTCCACGCGCGCGCGGCCCACCTGGCGCTCGTCGTCCGTCCAGGGGAACACGAGCGACTGCGTCTTCTCGTCGACGACGACCGGACGGCCCGCGACCTGGAGGCTCTGTTTGTCCGGGCCGTCGCCCAGCGTGTAGCTGCGCCGCTCCGGACGGCTCTCCTCGCGCCCGGGTACCATCTGCGTCTCGGGCTCGCCCAGGTACGTCATGATGGCCGCGCCCGGCTTCATCGGCCGCTCGCGGCGTCCGCTCAGCCACCACGCCGTGCCGAGCACGAACATCGCCGCCAGCACCAGCAGCACCGCCGCCCCCTTGAGCGCGACGTGCACCGCCTTCATGACGCCGCGCTTGAAGCGCTGCGTCCGCGTGAGCTTCACCGGCGCCAGCGACGTCAGGCTGCCGGGGACCAGCAGCTCCAGGTCCGCGATGAGCGCCGCCACCGACGGGTAGCGGTCCTCCGGGTCCGGCTTGAGGCACTTGGTGACGATGGTGTCCAGCCGCGCGTCCAACCCCGGCTTGCGCTGCGACGGGGGATCGAACGTGCCCAGCGGCACCTCGCCCGTCAGCCACTCGTAGAGGATGACGCCCAGCGAGAAGATGTCCGCGCGCGCGTCCGCGCTCTTCGCGTCCACCCGCTGCTCGGGCGCCATGTACGACAGCGTGCCCATGGACACATGAGTGGAGGTGAGCGCGAAGCGCGACGAGGGGCTGGCGTCCTCGAGGAACGACGCGAGCCCGAAGTCGGACACCTTGGCGATGCCGCCCGCCTGCTGATCCAGCAGGATGTTCTCCGGCTTCAGGTCCCGGTGGATGACGCCCCGGCCGTGCGCGTACTCGATGGCCCGGCAGATCTCGACCATCCGCCGCAGCGCGCCGGGGATGTCCAGCTGCGGCGCGCGGATCAACTCGCGCAGCGACGGCCCATCCACGAACTCCATCACCAGGTAGTACGTCGTCTCCGTCTTCCCCTTGTCGACGATGGAGACGATGTTCGGATGACTCAGCGCGGCGAGCGCGGCGGCTTCCTTCTGGAAGCGGGCGATGAAGGACGGGTCCTTGGCCAGCTCCGGGTTGAGCAGCTTCACCGCCACGGTGCGGCCGAGCGACAGCTGGGTGGCCTTGTGGACCTCCCCCATGCCGCCGGTGCCCACGAGCTTCTCGAGGCGGTAACCGGTGATGAGGTCCGGGGAGCGGGGCCGGCTGATCGCCGTCGGGTCGATGGAGGACATGGCGGTAGACAGGGGGCCGCCAGGGTAGCAGAAACGCCCGCCCGTGGTGGACGCACCCTTCCAGGGTCACCGCCACCCCCCCGAGCGGCCGGGCGTGAGGGGGGCCTAGTGGCCCGAGGCGGGCGTGCGGCCCACCGCGGCGCGCAGGCTGGTGCGCACCTGGTCCAGCGACGAGCGCATCTGCCCGTGCCGCACCGCCGCCGCCACCGCCCGCGACAGGGACTTGAGCAGCGACACCTCCTCCGGCTTCCACGCCCGCGCCCGCTGGCAGTCCTCGAACACCACCACCCCCCACCACTGCTGCCGCGAGGGGTTGATGGGGCACAGGAGCGCGGACTGCGTCCCCTGGCGCTCCAGCAGGTCGCGCATCATGGGCGGCGCGTCGCGCGTGGGACACGCGACCACCATCCCCGCCTCCAGCATGTCCACCCAGCCCGGCGCGAAGTCCCGGAACGAGAACGCGCGCAGCACGGGGTTGGCCAGCGGCGACGCCGTGGGCGGCTCCGCCCAGGCGTAGCGCAGGTCCGTGATGAAGCGGCCGTAGGTCTGCTGGACCCGGTTCTCGAAGATGTAGGCGCGATCAACCCCGAGCGCGTGGCCCACCATCCCCAGTGTTTCGATGGCGGTGCTGACCCCCAACCCCCGGTCCAACAGGAGCTTCGAGGCTTCCGACACCTTCGTGAAGGCTTCCACCATGGGCGACTCCAGGAAACAGCGATTTCGTAGTGGGTTCCGTCAGTATCCGGAACGAACTGTCATTCTCTGAAGTCGCATTAAGCGTGATTACTGTGTTTCTGTCAAATCCCAGTTTTGCTGAAAGTCAAGAGCGCGTGCCGCCGCGAATGACCCGGGCGGGGTGTAGATGACACAGGTGCGCTCCCGAGTGGTACCCCGCAGGAACGGAGTGTCCGGGTGTGGACAGACCCCTGAAACGCAACGAGGGCGCCCCCTTGGATGGGCGCCCTCGCGGCGATGCCTCTAAAGCTGAAAATCGAGACTACTTGGTCTCGGTGGCGCTCTCGGCCTTGGGGGCCTCGGCCTTGGGGGCCTTCTTGCCCTTCTTGGCGGCGGCCTTGGCGGGCTTGGCCTCGGCGGCAGCGGCGGGAGCGGCCTCGGCGGGCTTGGCCTCGGCGGCGGGGGCGGCCTCGGCGGGCTTGGCCTCCGCGGCGGCCGGCTTGGTCTCGGCGGCGGCCGGGGCCGGGGTGTTGGCAAACGCGGTGGCGGCGGCGAGCAGGGCGGCGGCGAAGACGGTCTTCATGGAATGCTCCGTTGAGGCGGGACGACGCGGGATTGCGCCGTATCAGCGCGGCGACCCTTGAGCAGCGCGCGTGCCAGCACCGCCGCTCAGAGGGGCCTCGAACGAGGCGCGCATGTCGTCTGGGGAGAAACTCCTCAGTTGACGCTCCAACATTGGGGGCTTGCTCCCCAGACGAGCGCTTGACGCTTTGACGATGCGCGTCGCTTTAAGCAAGCTGCGTGCGTCGCCGCGGTGGGAGGAAGCGGGTTCGCGGCACATCGCCGCGCGGCCCCGCGCAGTCGCGGCGCGAAAGAGACGGTGTATGCGGTCCCTGTGGTGCGCGACAGCGATGGCGTGGCTGGTGGCGGGGTGCGTGCGCATTCCCCCCGAGCGTCTCGAGGCGCAGGTGCTGCAGACCGAGCACTGGCGGCGCGAGTACGAGGCGCAGCGCGACCGCATGGAGCTCGTGGCCATGCGGCTGGCCGCGCTGGAGTCCGCCATCGAACGATTGCAGCAGGAGCGGGCGGATGCGGAGCAGGGGCGGGTGGCGCTGTTGGAGGAGCTGGTGCGCACGGAGGCGGACCGGCACCTGCTGGAAGAGCACAACGCGCAGCTGATGGCGCGCGAGCGCGAGCTGAACGAGCTGCGCGAGATGCACGAGCAGCTGTCGGACGTCTTCTACGAGTCCGCGCTGGAGCGGGCGCGGCGGCGGCTGCCGTCCGTGCGGCAACCGGATGCTCCCGCGGCAGGCGGCGGGACGGCGGCGCCCTAGGCTCGCTGGACAGGCTCGCGACGGCGGGCGGCCGTGGTAGAGGTCTCGGCCCTGGTGAGCACTCGCACGCCCATCCGCGGCTATCGGGCCGGCTTCTTCTTCGTGGTGGCCCTGCTGTCGGCCGTCACCGGCTTCACGTTGTGGACGGAGGTCCGCACCGGCGCGGAGGTGGACGCGCTCGTGCAGGAGGCGCTCAACCGCTCGGGGCTCATCGGCCGCATCCGCATCGACGCGCTGTCGCTGGAGGCCGCCATCGAGGCGCACATCCGCGCCACGGACGACGCGGAGCGCGAGGCGGCGGACGCGGTGATGGAGGAGATCCTCGCCGACATCCGCCACGCCTCGGAGGCATACACGCGCAACCTGCCGCCGGGCGACAAGGCGATGTGGGAGCGCTTCAACGCCGCCAGCCAGGGCCTGGCGCACCAGGTGCGCACGGCGGCGGTGTTCTCGCAGCGGCGCGAGGCGGACCGGGCGCGGCGCCACCTGGCGGAGAGCATCCGCCCCCTGGCCACGGAGCTGGACGCGCTGGGTGGGGAACTGGAGGAGGAGAATTCGGACGCGGCGCGCAGGATGCTGGCCACGCTGGGGGACCTGCGCGTGCGCAACATGGCGCTGGGGTCGGGCACCACGGTGCTGGCGATGCTCCTGTCCCTGATGGTGGGCTGGCACATCACCGCGCTGCTCAAGAAGCGCGAGGCCACGATTCAAGGGCAGTTCGAGGAGCTGGGGCGCCACAACCAGGAGCTGGACGCGTTCACGCGGCGCGTGGCGCACGACCTCATCAGCCCGCTGGCGCCGCTCAAGGGCTACCTCACGCTCATCCGCCGCACGGGCGCGGTGAAGGACGCGGGCGCGCTGGAGATGCTGGCGCAGTGCGAGTCCAGCGCGGTGCGCATGGGGGAGCTCATCGAGGCGCTGCTGCGCTTCTGCCGCGCAGGCACGCGCGGTGAGCACACGGTGGGCGAGCTGGACACGGCGGTGACGACGGTGCTGCTGGAGGTGGCGCAGACGGCGGCGGCGCAGAGCGTGGCGCTGGAGCGCGCGCTGGAGCCCGGCGTGGCGGTGGACTGCCCCGGGCAGCTGTTGCAGGTCACCGCGCGCAACCTGCTCACCAACGCGGTGAAGTACACGGCGGGGCGGCCGGAGGCGAAGGTGTCGGTGCGCGTGGCCACCGAGGGCGTCGACGCGGTGCTCGAGGTGGTGGACAACGGCATCGGCATGGACGCCACGGTGCAGGCCTCGTTGTTCCAGCCCTTCTTCCGGGCGCCGGAGGTGCGCGCGCTGCCGGGGCATGGGCTGGGGCTGGCCACCACCCGCCGCGTGGTGGAGGCCCATGGCGGGACGTTGCAGGTGCGCTCCGAGCCTGGCAAGGGGACGCGGGTGGTGGTGCGCTTTGCG
It contains:
- a CDS encoding serine/threonine-protein kinase — its product is MSSIDPTAISRPRSPDLITGYRLEKLVGTGGMGEVHKATQLSLGRTVAVKLLNPELAKDPSFIARFQKEAAALAALSHPNIVSIVDKGKTETTYYLVMEFVDGPSLRELIRAPQLDIPGALRRMVEICRAIEYAHGRGVIHRDLKPENILLDQQAGGIAKVSDFGLASFLEDASPSSRFALTSTHVSMGTLSYMAPEQRVDAKSADARADIFSLGVILYEWLTGEVPLGTFDPPSQRKPGLDARLDTIVTKCLKPDPEDRYPSVAALIADLELLVPGSLTSLAPVKLTRTQRFKRGVMKAVHVALKGAAVLLVLAAMFVLGTAWWLSGRRERPMKPGAAIMTYLGEPETQMVPGREESRPERRSYTLGDGPDKQSLQVAGRPVVVDEKTQSLVFPWTDDERQVGRARVDVTRRDGDILAFTSQVLAEPPPQSWERRLRDMFSLFQPAPEPMVSMLLLGSQGRYVALVHTGQGQPLRLEWALGERRGAMLGTEAPKRQEPLALELAVDAEGRLEAFMGTGKDRRAIFEPLALGTGWVEQFGDAPAPALGCIGAVCTVSHIVYTLKQSPPGGTTAPLPPVAATPAPPKVAAAVPVKAVTPPKKAPPPPPKKAPPKPAPKNGKRR
- a CDS encoding GAF domain-containing protein; translated protein: MVEAFTKVSEASKLLLDRGLGVSTAIETLGMVGHALGVDRAYIFENRVQQTYGRFITDLRYAWAEPPTASPLANPVLRAFSFRDFAPGWVDMLEAGMVVACPTRDAPPMMRDLLERQGTQSALLCPINPSRQQWWGVVVFEDCQRARAWKPEEVSLLKSLSRAVAAAVRHGQMRSSLDQVRTSLRAAVGRTPASGH
- a CDS encoding ATP-binding protein; this translates as MVSTRTPIRGYRAGFFFVVALLSAVTGFTLWTEVRTGAEVDALVQEALNRSGLIGRIRIDALSLEAAIEAHIRATDDAEREAADAVMEEILADIRHASEAYTRNLPPGDKAMWERFNAASQGLAHQVRTAAVFSQRREADRARRHLAESIRPLATELDALGGELEEENSDAARRMLATLGDLRVRNMALGSGTTVLAMLLSLMVGWHITALLKKREATIQGQFEELGRHNQELDAFTRRVAHDLISPLAPLKGYLTLIRRTGAVKDAGALEMLAQCESSAVRMGELIEALLRFCRAGTRGEHTVGELDTAVTTVLLEVAQTAAAQSVALERALEPGVAVDCPGQLLQVTARNLLTNAVKYTAGRPEAKVSVRVATEGVDAVLEVVDNGIGMDATVQASLFQPFFRAPEVRALPGHGLGLATTRRVVEAHGGTLQVRSEPGKGTRVVVRFARVTRPVAGSSAGTVDSSGAPPLRKVAS